The following proteins are encoded in a genomic region of Magnolia sinica isolate HGM2019 chromosome 1, MsV1, whole genome shotgun sequence:
- the LOC131240232 gene encoding pentatricopeptide repeat-containing protein At4g20090, which translates to MPISYLIRKSQKSKLFSIPCKFSIPFSLSFSSQTVSSDASDIESNGDNFDPPLADGIFSSSPQMGSFKRGDPTFHSLVMKYADSGDFSSLERVLDRMKRENRVFTEKIIISVIKAYGNAGLPDKALDVFDGMLGEFGCKQTIRSFNCALNVLVHLGHYEQAFGFYSRANSMGISPNFLTFNLVIKALCRIGSIDGAIELFREMPLRNCSPDAFTYSTLMDGLCKLGRTNEAVSLLDEMQIEGCFPSAVTFNILINGLCREGDLGRASKIVDNMFLKGCVPNEVTYNTLLHGLCLKGKVDKAVALLNRMVSDKCVPNIVTYGTLINGLVKQGKTSDAIRILAFMEERGQCPNEYVYSSLVSGLFKAGNSGEAMRLWQDMKEKGCRATTVAYSAFIDGLCREGNVVEARRVLSEMVEKGCSPNVLTYSSLMRGFFKAGDSQGALVVWKEMVENGCAPNEFSYSILIQGLCEDGKLKEGMMVWKHMLGRGCMPDVVAYSSMIYGLCNAGRVNEGLKLLNNMLCGESKPDTITYNILLNGLCKSGKLPRAINLLCNMLDQGCDPDLITCNIFLKNLGEKKTLDNAREFLDELVIQLCKRGRSVGASTVVEVMLQKFLPPEACTWEKVIRDLCKRKKVHMSIDKCRRELFS; encoded by the coding sequence ATGCCCATCTCATATCTAATCAGAAAATCTCAAAAATCGAAGCTTTTCTCAATTCCATGTAAGTTCTCAATCcccttttctctttccttttcatctCAAACCGTCTCTTCCGATGCTTCTGATATTGAATCCAATGGAGACAATTTCGACCCCCCTTTGGCTGATGGAATCTTCAGCTCAAGCCCCCAAATGGGTTCTTTCAAACGGGGCGATCCAACCTTCCATTCCCTCGTAATGAAGTACGCTGATTCGGGCGATTTTAGTTCGTTGGAACGGGTTCTCGATCGAatgaagagagaaaatagagTCTTTACGGAGAAGATAATCATTAGTGTAATCAAGGCATATGGAAATGCGGGTTTGCCGGATAAGGCATTGGACGTGTTCGATGGAATGCTTGGGGAGTTTGGATGCAAGCAAACCATCCGATCTTTTAATTGTGCTCTTAATGTTCTTGTTCATTTAGGTCATTATGAACAGGCTTTTGGGTTCTATTCACGTGCAAATTCAATGGGTATTTCACCGAATTTTCTTACTTTCAATTTAGTTATCAAGGCTTTGTGTAGAATAGGATCGATAGATGGAGCGATTGAATTGTTCCGTGAAATGCCACTTCGGAATTGTAGTCCCGATGCATTCACTTATAGCACGTTGATGGATGGGCTGTGCAagttgggccgcaccaatgaagCGGTATCTTTGTTGGACGAAATGCAGATTGAGGGGTGTTTTCCGTCTGCTGTGACTTTTAACATTTTGATTAATGGGCTTTGTCGGGAGGGTGATTTGGGCCGAGCGTCGAAGATCGTTGATAATATGTTTCTTAAAGGGTGTGTCCCAAATGAAGTCACTTACAACACTCTTCTTCATGGTTTGTGTTTGAAAGGGAAGGTGGATAAGGCTGTTGCTCTTTTGAATCGAATGGTGTCAGACAAATGTGTACCTAACATTGTTACATATGGTACACTTATTAATGGGCTTGTTAAGCAAGGGAAAACCTCTGATGCGATAAGAATATTAGCTTTTATGGAGGAAAGGGGACAGTGTCCAAATGAATATGTTTATTCATCCCTTGTTAGTGGGTTGTTTAAGGCAGGCAATTCGGGTGAGGCAATGCGGTTGTGGCAGGATATGAAGGAGAAGGGATGTAGAGCAACTACTGTTGCCTATAGCGCATTTATAGATGGGCTTTGTAGAGAAGGGAATGTTGTTGAAGCTAGAAGGGTTCTTTCTGAGATGGTGGAGAAGGGTTGTAGTCCTAATGTCTTGACGTATAGCTCCTTAATGAGGGGGTTCTTCAAGGCAGGTGACAGCCAAGGAGCACTTGTTGTGTGGAAGGAGATGGTGGAAAATGGGTGTGCTCCGAATGAGTTTAGCTACAGTATCTTAATACAGGGTCTTTGTGAGGATGGGAAGTTGAAGGAGGGGATGATGGTGTGGAAGCACATGTTGGGTCGTGGGTGTATGCCCGATGTTGTTGCATATAGTTCAATGATCTATGGCCTTTGCAATGCAGGCCGGGTTAATGAGGGTCTAAAGCTACTTAATAACATGCTTTGTGGGGAGTCTAAACCCGATACCATAACTTATAACATTCTTCTCAATGGTTTGTGCAAGAGTGGTAAACTCCCCCGTGCAATCAATCTCCTATGTAACATGTTGGATCAAGGCTGTGATCCAGATTTAATTACATGCAACATTTTCTTGAAGAATTTGGGAGAGAAAAAGACATTGGATAATGCACGAGAGTTCTTGGACGAGCTTGTCATTCAGCTATGTAAGAGAGGAAGATCTGTAGGTGCTTCGACAGTTGTGGAAGTAATGCTGCAGAAGTTTCTCCCTCCAGAGGCCTGTACTTGGGAAAAGGTCATCCGTGACCTTTGCAAGCGTAAGAAGGTTCACATGTCCATTGATAAGTGTCGGAGGGAACTTTTTAGCTGA